One region of Thunnus albacares chromosome 20, fThuAlb1.1, whole genome shotgun sequence genomic DNA includes:
- the LOC122970727 gene encoding C-C motif chemokine 2-like — translation MAFSTGFGLTCMCFIMLLFLPGQGQRQCTKGKPPKVGNIPIDCCTETSNAFISEPVDACYEQKEGIRPCKIHAYLFVTKSNKQYCVDPKASWLKRKLEMLKKNGIICKDLV, via the exons ATGGCTTTCTCTACTGGCTTTGGACTGACTTGCATGTGTTTCATCATGCTGCTTTTTCTCCCTGGACAAG GGCAACGTCAGTGTACCAAGGGTAAGCCCCCAAAAGTGGGAAACATCCCGATTGACTGCTGTACTGAAACCTCAAATGCCTTCATCAGTGAGCCTGTTGATGCCTGCTATGAACAGAAGGAAGGCATCCGGCCTTGTAAAATACATGCTTACCT CTTTGTCACCAAGAGTAACAAGCAATACTGTGTGGACCCTAAAGCCAGCTGGCTCAAAAGAAAACTTGAGATGTTAAAAAAA AACGGAATAATTTGCAAAGACCTTGTGTAA
- the LOC122970725 gene encoding uncharacterized protein LOC122970725 isoform X5 has product MAFSTGFGLTCMCFIMLLFLPGQGQRQCTTSKPPKVGYIPFACCTETSNATIGEIVDACFEQKKDLLPCKVHAYIFVTKSNNYRCVDPKASWLKRRLEMLKKRGITCEDLV; this is encoded by the exons ATGGCTTTCTCTACTGGCTTTGGACTGACTTGCATGTGTTTCATCATGCTGCTTTTTCTACCTGGACAAG GGCAACGTCAGTGTACCACGAGTAAGCCCCCAAAAGTGGGATACATCCCGTTTGCCTGCTGTACCGAAACCTCAAATGCCACCATCGGGGAGATTGTTGACGCCTGCTTTGAACAGAAGAAAGACCTCTTGCCTTGTAAAGTACATGCTTACAT CTTTGTCACCAAGAGTAACAATTATCGGTGCGTGGACCCTAAAGCCAGCTGGCTCAAGAGAAGacttgaaatgttaaaaaaa AGAGGAATAACTTGTGAAGACCTTGTGTAA
- the LOC122970724 gene encoding RNA-binding protein with serine-rich domain 1-like isoform X3, which yields MAPSPTKRKEDEKSKQRGKEKSGTSKEGADKDRGREKNRSRRSASSGSSRSSSSSSSSSGSSSGSSSGSSSSASSHSGSSSSRSSSSSSSSSSPSPSRQRHNNRRRSRSKSKSAKKDDRDRRRRSPTPKPTKVYLGRLTRNVIKEHIQEIFSTYGKIKMIDMPMNRVHPHLSKGYAYVEFETPEEAEKALKHMDGGQIDGQEITVTAVLAPTVRPPPRRLSPPRRMPPPPPMWRRTPPRMRRRSRSPRRRSPVRRRSRSPGRRRHRSRSSSNSSR from the exons GGCGCCTTCACCaacaaagaggaaggaggatgaGAAGAGTAAACAGCGAGGTAAAGAGAAATCAGGAACCTCAAAAGAAGGGGCTGACAAAGACCGGGGCAGAGAGAAGAACCGTTCACGACGCAGTGCTTCCAGTGGGAGCAGCAG gtccagctccagctccagcagcagctcaggtTCCAGCTCGGGCTCTTCCAGCGGCTCCAGTTCCTCTGCCTCTAGCCACTCGGGCTCCTCCAGCTCCcgctcatcttcctcctcctcctcatcgtcCTCGCCGAGCCCCAGCCGGCAGCGCCACAACAACAGACGACGCTCACGCTCAAA GTCTAAATCAGCAAAGAAGGATGACCGGGACCGACGACGGAGGAGTCCCACTCCTAAACCCACCAAGGTCTACCTGGGCCGGCTGACCAGAAATGTCATCAAG GAACACATCCAGGAGATCTTCTCCACCTATGGCAAGATCAAGATGATCGACATGCCCATGAACCGCGTCCACCCTCACCTGTCCAAGGGCTACGCTTATGTAGAGTTTGAGACCCCTGAGGAGGCAGAGAAGGCGCTTAAACACATGGACGGAG gtcAGATTGATGGTCAGGAGATCACAGTCACAGCTGTACTGGCTCCTACAGTGCGCCCTCCACCTCGCAGGCTGTCTCCTCCTCGCCGGATGCCTCCTCCACCTCCGATGTGGCGACGCACTCCACCTCGAATGAGGAGAAG ATCTCGGTCTCCACGGCGACGCTCTCCGGTGCGTCGCAGGTCTCGATCACCCGGCCGCCGCCGGCACCGGTCACGCTCCAGTTCCAACTCCTCCCGCTAG
- the LOC122970724 gene encoding RNA-binding protein with serine-rich domain 1-like isoform X2, which yields MSVCYKNNMAPSPTKRKEDEKSKQRGKEKSGTSKEGADKDRGREKNRSRRSASSGSSRSSSSSSSSSGSSSGSSSGSSSSASSHSGSSSSRSSSSSSSSSSPSPSRQRHNNRRRSRSKSKSAKKDDRDRRRRSPTPKPTKVYLGRLTRNVIKEHIQEIFSTYGKIKMIDMPMNRVHPHLSKGYAYVEFETPEEAEKALKHMDGGQIDGQEITVTAVLAPTVRPPPRRLSPPRRMPPPPPMWRRTPPRMRRRSRSPRRRSPVRRRSRSPGRRRHRSRSSSNSSR from the exons ATGAGCGTTTGTTATAAGAATAATAT GGCGCCTTCACCaacaaagaggaaggaggatgaGAAGAGTAAACAGCGAGGTAAAGAGAAATCAGGAACCTCAAAAGAAGGGGCTGACAAAGACCGGGGCAGAGAGAAGAACCGTTCACGACGCAGTGCTTCCAGTGGGAGCAGCAG gtccagctccagctccagcagcagctcaggtTCCAGCTCGGGCTCTTCCAGCGGCTCCAGTTCCTCTGCCTCTAGCCACTCGGGCTCCTCCAGCTCCcgctcatcttcctcctcctcctcatcgtcCTCGCCGAGCCCCAGCCGGCAGCGCCACAACAACAGACGACGCTCACGCTCAAA GTCTAAATCAGCAAAGAAGGATGACCGGGACCGACGACGGAGGAGTCCCACTCCTAAACCCACCAAGGTCTACCTGGGCCGGCTGACCAGAAATGTCATCAAG GAACACATCCAGGAGATCTTCTCCACCTATGGCAAGATCAAGATGATCGACATGCCCATGAACCGCGTCCACCCTCACCTGTCCAAGGGCTACGCTTATGTAGAGTTTGAGACCCCTGAGGAGGCAGAGAAGGCGCTTAAACACATGGACGGAG gtcAGATTGATGGTCAGGAGATCACAGTCACAGCTGTACTGGCTCCTACAGTGCGCCCTCCACCTCGCAGGCTGTCTCCTCCTCGCCGGATGCCTCCTCCACCTCCGATGTGGCGACGCACTCCACCTCGAATGAGGAGAAG ATCTCGGTCTCCACGGCGACGCTCTCCGGTGCGTCGCAGGTCTCGATCACCCGGCCGCCGCCGGCACCGGTCACGCTCCAGTTCCAACTCCTCCCGCTAG
- the LOC122970724 gene encoding RNA-binding protein with serine-rich domain 1-B-like isoform X1, with product MNCLDPLPSFIVIIWAPSPTKRKEDEKSKQRGKEKSGTSKEGADKDRGREKNRSRRSASSGSSRSSSSSSSSSGSSSGSSSGSSSSASSHSGSSSSRSSSSSSSSSSPSPSRQRHNNRRRSRSKSKSAKKDDRDRRRRSPTPKPTKVYLGRLTRNVIKEHIQEIFSTYGKIKMIDMPMNRVHPHLSKGYAYVEFETPEEAEKALKHMDGGQIDGQEITVTAVLAPTVRPPPRRLSPPRRMPPPPPMWRRTPPRMRRRSRSPRRRSPVRRRSRSPGRRRHRSRSSSNSSR from the exons GGCGCCTTCACCaacaaagaggaaggaggatgaGAAGAGTAAACAGCGAGGTAAAGAGAAATCAGGAACCTCAAAAGAAGGGGCTGACAAAGACCGGGGCAGAGAGAAGAACCGTTCACGACGCAGTGCTTCCAGTGGGAGCAGCAG gtccagctccagctccagcagcagctcaggtTCCAGCTCGGGCTCTTCCAGCGGCTCCAGTTCCTCTGCCTCTAGCCACTCGGGCTCCTCCAGCTCCcgctcatcttcctcctcctcctcatcgtcCTCGCCGAGCCCCAGCCGGCAGCGCCACAACAACAGACGACGCTCACGCTCAAA GTCTAAATCAGCAAAGAAGGATGACCGGGACCGACGACGGAGGAGTCCCACTCCTAAACCCACCAAGGTCTACCTGGGCCGGCTGACCAGAAATGTCATCAAG GAACACATCCAGGAGATCTTCTCCACCTATGGCAAGATCAAGATGATCGACATGCCCATGAACCGCGTCCACCCTCACCTGTCCAAGGGCTACGCTTATGTAGAGTTTGAGACCCCTGAGGAGGCAGAGAAGGCGCTTAAACACATGGACGGAG gtcAGATTGATGGTCAGGAGATCACAGTCACAGCTGTACTGGCTCCTACAGTGCGCCCTCCACCTCGCAGGCTGTCTCCTCCTCGCCGGATGCCTCCTCCACCTCCGATGTGGCGACGCACTCCACCTCGAATGAGGAGAAG ATCTCGGTCTCCACGGCGACGCTCTCCGGTGCGTCGCAGGTCTCGATCACCCGGCCGCCGCCGGCACCGGTCACGCTCCAGTTCCAACTCCTCCCGCTAG